The Bosea sp. AS-1 region GGTACGATGCCCTCCACGCAGTTGATGCGGAAGCTGTCTGCCGCATCGGCCAGGAGCCGCACCGACTGAAGGAAGGCGGCGGCGATTACCGGCTTGAAGACGTTGAGCTCGAAATGGCCCTGGGAGGCGGCGAAGCCGATCGTCGCCTGATTGCCGTGGACCTGGGTCGCGACCATGGTCAGCGCCTCGGCCTGGGTCGGGTTGACCTTACCGGGCATGATCGAGGAGCCGGGCTCGTTCTCGGGCAGGCTGATCTCGCCGAGGCCGGAGCGTGGGCCGGAGCCCATCAGGCGGATGTCGTTGCCGATCTTGAACAGGTCGGAGGCGAGCGCGGCGAGCGTGCCATGGGCGGCAGCCAACGCGCCGTGGCTCGCCAGCGCCTCGAACTTGTTGTCGGCGCTGCGGAAGGGCAGGCCGGACAGGATCGCGACCTCCTTGGCGAAGAGCACCGCGAAATCGGGATGAGTATTGAGGCCGGTGCCGACGGCGGTGCCGCCCTGGGCCAGCGCGTAGAGCCCGCCGAGCGCCGCCTCTATGCGGCCGATGCCGAGATGAAGCTGCATGGCGTAGCCGGAGAATTCCTGGCCAAGCGTGACAGGAGTGGCGTCCTGCAGATGGGTGCGGCCGATCTTCACCAGGTCCTTGAAGGCTTCGGCCTTGGTGGCGAGCGCGGTTTCAAGGTTGTGTAACGCAGGGAGCAGCCTGCGCGTGATCTCCAACACGGCGGCGATATGCATCGCGGTCGGGAAGGAATCGTTGGAGGACTGGCCGCGATTGACGTGGTCGTTCGGGTGCACCGGGCTCTTGGCGCCAAGGCCGGCGCCAAGCAATTCGTTGGCGCGATTCGCGAGCACCTCGTTGGCGTTCATGTTGGACTGGGTTCCGGAACCCGTTTGCCAGATCACCAGCGGGAAATGATCGTCGAACTTGCCGGCGAGCGCCTCGTCCGAAGCCTGGCCGATGGCGCCGGCGACGCGCTGGTCGAGCAGGCCGAGGCGGGCATTGACGCGAGCGGCGGCCTTCTTGACCAGCACCAAAGCGTGGACCAGCGGCAGTGGCATGCGCTCGCGCTCGCCGCCGATCTTGAAATTCTCCAGCGAGCGCTGTGTCTGCGCGCCCCAGTAGCGATCCGCCGGCACGGCGATCGGGCCGAAGGAATCGGTTTCGGTGCGCGTCTCGGTCATGGGATCAAGTCCGTCAGCTGCGTCGTCAGGTCTTCTTGCGGAAGGAATCGAGGCTGACGACTTCGGCGGTACCGCGGCCGTCGCCGTCGCTCTCGGAGGCCGCGGCCTCCTTGTCGCCGGCCTTGCCGTCGCCGTCGGAAGTTTCCGCCTCGGCCGCCTTCGATTTCACGGCCGGAACACCCGCCGGCACGACTTTGGCCGGCAGTGGGGTCGGCGCGTCCGCCGTTTCGGGCTCCTGCGGGACCTCGGCCTCCTCGGGCGCGTCCTGCGTCTCGAATTTGAGGCCGAACTGCACGGAGGGGTCGAAGAAGGTCGTGATCGCGTCGAAGGGCACAAGCAGCCTCTCCGGCACGCCGGAGAACGACAGGCCGACCTCGAAGGCATGGTCGCTGACGCTCAGATCCCAGAACTGGTGCTGGAGGACGATGGTCATCTCCTCCGGATGCTTCTCGCGCAGGCGCTGCGACAGGCGCACGCCCGGAGCCCCCGTGCGGAAGGTGACATAGAAATGATGCTCGCCCGGCAGCCCGTCGCGCGCGGCCTCCGACAGGATCTTGCGGACGACGCCCTTGAGCGCCTCCTGGACCATCAGATCGTAACGAAGGACATCCTTGGACATGTGCGTCGACGTTTCCGCTTCACTAAACCCGGCGGGAACAGCCGGCAGGCCAGAACATGAAAGTGGAGGCTTCTGTTGCCAGGCGCCTCCGAGCCCCGCCTTACGCGGCTAAGCGCAAGGGCTTTGGTTTGGGAACCAGCACCGCTTACGCGGCGACAGCAACCCGAGCATTGTTGTCGTTGGCAACTATGCTTTTGGCCCGATAACGGCGGAACCATGCCGAGCAAAAGGACAACCTTTACACCCTCGTCGATCCTATTTCGCCCCCGCCGAAACCCTGCGTTGTCAGGGCTTTGGTGGAGGCGCCGGGTACCGCCCCCGGGTCCGAAAGGCTTATTTCGAAATCCGTTTATCGCCATAGCCGTTCTTGCGAGCGGCAGCCGGAATATAGGCATAGCCGCGGCGCGGGAAAAGACCGTTGGCTCGATTTCGACAGCAAGGATCATCAGGTGAGGCTTTCGCGCCTCAATCGAGAATTCGTCCATCTCGCGCGTCGATGTCGAGGATGATCTCGTCGTCGTCCACGGTGCGCCCAGCCAGCTCCCAGCGATCGCCCGCGCGGGTGATCTCCTCGACATGGACGAGCCCGGCGCTCCAGGCGATTTCGCGGGCGCGGCTTTCCGAGATCGTCTGCCCATCCTCGGGCGAGGTTGCCGCGGCCTGTGCCCATATGGCAGGGCTCGGCAGGGCGGCGAAACCACCGAACAGGGTCAGCGCAAGCAGGCGAGCCGCACCGTTCATCCGCATCTCGAACCTCGTGAATCAGAGGTGCGAAGAGTGCGCTCGAATGCGGCAGGTTTCCGACAGGAGCCATCACGGCCGGTCGCAATGCCGTGAGGCGATCAGTTCCCGGCCTTGGCCGAGGCGGGCCGCTCCCGCTCCAGTTTGATGATGGTGCCGTCGCTGGCGCGCAGCTTGATCTCGATCTCGGAGCCGAGGCTGTCGCGGCCCTCGACCTTCCACTGCCCGTCGTCCAGCTTGATCTCCTCGATGCGGGCGACGCCGTTTTCGGTCGCGATGCGGCGTGCATCCTCCATGGAGATTCCCTTGTCGGACGGCTTGGGCGGCGTCGTGGAGGGCTGGGCCCATACGGGCGCCGGCAGCGTGAGCGTGGCCATGACGGCCAGCATCGTCGATCGTCGTGAGAGCATGCTTGCCTCTCCCTCGTTCAGGACAGCCGGTGAGGCAACCACAGCGGCCGGGCATTGTTCCGGCCACGCCCTGTCGCGACATGCTGCAAAGGCTGGGGACGCTTGCCGGCACGGCAGCGCCAAGGCGGTTGCGAGCGGCTATGCTCGCGTGCTTTGCGTTGCCGGAGATGCCCCGGCCGGCCACGGGGAAGGCGGCGCATCCGCCATGATGCGGTGCGCGGAAGGAAGAGGATTGTCGCGACCGGTATCGCGCGGTCCCAGGAGACAAGAATGAGCCGCAGGCACCCGGAATACCAATATCTCGACCTTCTGTCCGACGTGCTGGAACGGGGCGACGAGCGGCTCGACCGCACCGGTGTGGGCACGCGCTCGATCTTCGGCGCCATGGCCCGCTTCGACCTGTCGGATGGGACGGTGCCGATCCTGACCACCAAGCGCGTCTTCTGGAAGACGGCGGTGAAGGAGATGCTCTGGTTCCTCACCGGCCAGACCAATATCCAGCCGCTGATCCGCGCGAATGTGCGGATCTGGACCGACTGGCCGCTTGCTGCCTATCGCCGCGAGACCGGCGAAGCGATCAGCCAGAGCGACTTCGAGAAGCGCATCGCCGAGGATGATGCCTTTGCGGCGCGCTGGGGCGAGCTCGGTCCGGTCTATGGCAAGCAATGGCGACGCTGGCTGGGCGCCGATGGCGGCGAGCACGACCAGATCAGCGAGCTCATCAACACGCTGCGCAACAACCCGTCGAGCCGCCGGATGCTGTTCCATGGCTGGAACGTGGCCGAGCTCAGCCAGATGGCGCTGCCCCCCTGTCACATGGTCTACCAGTACCATGTCACCTCCGACGGGCGGCTGAATTCCCTATGCTTCCAACGCTCGGCCGACCTGCTGCTCGGAGTGGGATTCAACTGGGTCAATTGCTGCGCTCTGCAATTGATGATCGCGCAGCAGGCGGGCCTGAAGCTCGGCGATTTCGTCTGGTTCGGCGGAGATGTGCATCTCTACCTCAACCATCTCGACCAGGCGCGGGAGCAGTTGGCCCGTGAGCCGCGCCCATTCCCCAAAATGCGCCTGACGCGGCACGCCGCCAGCATCGACGACTACCGGATCGAGGATTTCGAGGTCGAGGACTACTCGCCTCATGCCGTCATCAAGGCCGACGTCGCGGTGTGAGCCCGACTGAGGCGGTCCGGCGCCGCATGCATCCGCTGCAGGGCGGCCAAGCTCGCGACCGGGCTCGACGGCGCCCCCGCCTTACGGGATGACCTGTCCAAGGCTGCAATCCGCGGGCGTGAGCCCCGGCCAGCGCCAGCAGACAAGGCCGTCGCCCGGACGCGGCTGGGAGGGGTGGGTTGAAGCTGCCATTGTGGCTGAGCGCCTTGAGCGCGACTCTGTTGGTGCAGGTCGTCAGTTCGTTCGCTGCAGCCGCCGTGCCGCTTCTCGGCCCAATCCTGACGCTACGGTGGGGGCTGGCGCCACAGGACATCGGCTACGTCTCGGCCGTGGTCTCCGCCGGCATCTGCTGGTTCCTGGCCTGCGGCGGCGTGATGCTCGGGCATTATGGCCCGATCCGCACCTTGCAGTTCGGCCTCCTGTCCGTCGCCGTCGGGCTGGCGATCCTGTCGCAGCCGGTCATCGCGGTCGCGCTCGTCGGTGCCCTGCTCGTCGGGCTGGGGTTGGCGCCGAACACGCCTGCGGGCAGCCAGATCCTGATGCGCGCCGCGCCGCCGGAGCATCGCACGCTGGTCTTTTCGATCAAGCAGGCGGGCGTGCCGCTCGGAGGCGCACTGGCCGGCCTCGCCGTTGCGCCCCTGGTGCTGACATTCGGTTTCACCGGCGCCATCGCGACGGTCATCGCCGTCACGCTGCTCTGCGCCTTGTCGGTGCAGGGGTTTCGCCACAGGCTCGATGAGGAAAAGGGGCCGCAGAACCCCGCCTGGCCGCGCCTATTCCTGTCGCCCTCGTCGCTGACGCGCTCGGCGCGGGTGCTCAACTCCCACCCATCGCTGCCGATGCTGACCGCGATGGGGGTGTCGTTCTCGATCACCCAGGCCTGCATCACGGCATTCACGGCGACCTACATGGTCACGCAGCACGGGAAGAGTCTCGCGCAGGCCGGCTTCTACATGTCGGTGCTGCTGGCGGCGAGCACGCTGGCGCGCATCTTCTTCGGCTGGCTGGCCGACCGGCTGGGAACGGGACTGATGCTCCTGTCCGCTCTGGCGGTCGGGGCCGGCGGCGCGATCCTGCTGCTCGTCTGGCTCGCCGCGGGGAGCCCCTGGCTGGTCTATGGCTGCATGGCGCTGGTCGGAGCGACCTCGATGGGCTGGAACGGCGTGCATATGGCCGAACTCGCCCGTGCCTCGCCCGCAGCGCTGATCGGCGAGATCACGTCGGGCGCGAGCCTGTTCGGCTTCGTCGGCTCGATCTGCGGGCCGCTGGTCTTCGCCGTCGTCGCCAGCAAGACCGGAGGGTTTACCTGGCCGTTCGTTCTCGTCGCCGGACAGCTGATCCTGTTCGGCGTCTTTACCCTGGGCCGCAGGGGCATCGCCACCTTGATCCGCTAGAGGCCGGACCGGAAAGCGCAGGTCGATTTCCGGTCCGAAGCTTGGACGGCGCGATTACTTCGCGGCGTAGATATCCTTGTACTGATCGCGCAGCAGGTTCTTCTGGACCTTGCCCATGGTGTTGCGCGGCAGCTCGGGCACGATGAAGACCTGCTTCGGCAGCTTGAATTTGGCGAGCCGGTCCTCAAGCGCCTTCGCAATGACTGGTGCGGTGATGTTGGCGCCCGGTTTGCAGACCACGACCGCCGTGACGCCCTCGCCGAAATCAGCGTGCGGCACGCCGAAGACCGCGCTCTCGACGACGCCCTCCATGCCGTCGATCTCGGTCTCGACCTCCTTCGGGTAGACGTTGTAGCCGCCGGTGATGATCAGGTCCTTGCCGCGCCCGACGATGTGGACATAGCCACGCTCGTCGATCTTCCCGAGATCGCCCGTGATGAAGAAGCCGTCCGGCCGGAACTCGGCCGCCGTCTTCTCGGGGTTGCGCCAGTAGCCCTTGAAGACGTTCGGTCCCTTGACCTCGATCATGCCGATCTCCTCGGCCGCCAGCGCCTTGCCGGTTTCGGGATCGACGACGCGGGCGGTGACGCCCGGCAGCGGGAAGCCGACCGTGCCGGCGACGCGATCCCCGTCATAGGGGTTCGAGGTGTTCATGTTGGTCTCGGTCATGCCGTAGCGTTCGAGGATGGCGTGGCCGGTGCGCTCGCGCCATTCGCGATGCGTCTCGGCCAGCAGCGGCGCTGAGCCGGAGACGAAGAGGCGCATATGCTTCGTCGTCTCCCGGTTCAGCCGCGCATCCTGCAGCAGGCGGACATAGAAGGTTGGCACGCCCATCATGCTCGTCGCCTGCGGCATGTATTTGAAGATTTGCTCGGGGTCGAATTTCGGCAGCAGCACCATCGAGGCGCCGGAAAGCAGCACGACATTGGTCGCGACGAACAGGCCGTGGGTGTGGAAGATCGGCAGCGCGTGCAGCAGCACGTCGTCCTTGCTGAAGCGCCAGTAATCGGCCAGCGTCAGGGAGTTCGACGACAGGTTGTCGTGGCTGAGCATCGCTCCCTTCGAGCGCCCGGTCGTGCCGGAGGTATAGAGGATGGCGGCGAGATCGTCCGGTCCGCGGGCGACATCGCTGAAGCTGGCCGAAGCCGCGTTGGCCTTGTCGAGCAGGCTGCCATTGCCGACGCCGAGCGTCTCCAGCCGGGCGCCCGCCTTCTCCGCGACAGGCCGCAGGCCGTCGGCCTTGGCCGGGTCGCAGACGAAGACGGTGGGCTCGGCATCGCCGAGGAAGTACTCGATCTCGGCCGGGGTGTAGGCGGAGTTGAGCGGCAGGAAGATCGCGCCCGCCCGGACCGTGCCGAGATAGAGCATCAGGGACTCGATGCTCTTCTCGACTTGAACCGCCACGCGATCGCCTGGCTTTACGCCGAGGCCGACCAGCGCATTGGCGAAGCGGGCGGAGACGTCGAGCACGTCCTGATAGCGGTAGACCCGGCCGTCATCGAGCAGCGCGAAACGCGCCTCGGGGCCCGGCATCCGAGAGCGGATCAGGTCGAACAGGTGGTTGGTCATCGATGAAAGTCCCTGAGTATTCGAAGTCAGCCCTTGTCGGCGGCGGAAGGCGCCGCCGCAGCCGCAGGCCGTGATCGTCGGCGGACGCTCGCGGCCGATGGTGCGGCGTTGAGCTTGCGGACGGCCTGGGAGGCGGCGATCGTTCCGTGCTGCACGAAGGCTTCGTGGTTAGCCTCGATCGCCCCGAGCTCATAGAGGTAATTCACCATCAGGCCGCCGGCCTGCCGCAGGCCATTGGCCGAGACGTCGCCACGCCAGTTGATCCGCTCCAGCCGGGCACCGTTGCCGAGGTGGAAGCGCGCCACCGGATCGAGCGGCTTGCTGCCGGCCTTCGCTTCCAGGAAATACCAGGCGGCGGCGGCCAGTTCGGCCTCTTGGAGCAGGTTCCTGTCACCGGGCATCGCGCGGGTGCTCCAGCCGGGATCCTGCAGAGTCGCGAGCTCTTGCCAGTCGAGAGCCGGGCGGTCGGCGTCATCGGCCTTGAGCATGCGCCCGAGCCAGCCCATGAAGCCCGGAACGGGGGAGAGCGTGACGAAGGTCGTGAGGCCCGGCAGCTCCCGCTTCAGCTCCTCGACCACCTGCTTGATCAAGAAATTGCCGAAGCTGATGCCCTTCAGGCCCGCCTGGCAGTTGGAGATCGAATAGAAGACCGCTGTCGTGGCGCGGGCGGCGGGAATCGCCGCCCGGTCGAGATCGAGCAGCGGTGCGATCGCGCCCGGTATCTCGCGGGTCAGCGCGACTTCGACGAAGACCAGCGGCTCGTCGCCCATCTGGGGGTGGAAGAAGGCGAAGCAGCGCCGATCGCCCGGGGCGAGCCTGTTGCGCAGGTCGTCCCAGTTCTGGATCGTGTGAACCGCCTCGTAGCGGATGATCTTTTCAAGGATGTTGGCCGCGGTCGTCCAGTCGATGCGTTTGAGGACGAGGAAGCCGCGGTTGAACCACGAGGCGAGGAGGTGGACGAAGTCGCGGTCGACGACGGCGAGGTCCTTGTGCTCGCGCAGCGCCAGCAGCAGGTCCTCGCGCATGCGCACCAGCGCCTCGGTGCCGCCGGGCGCCCGGTTGAGCCGCCGCAGCAATTCCTGCCGACGCGGTTCGGAAGCGTCGTTCAGCGCCGCCGCAGCCTCGGCGCCGCTGTCGGCGAGATAGGCTGCGACCGCCACCTGCAGCCGCGCCGTGTCGGGGCCGAAATCGGTGGCGAGAACCTTCAGGAAAGACAGGCGCTGCGACGCGTCCGCGCGGGCGTAACCGTCGAGCAGTTCGAGCGCGAGCGCGACGCCCGAGGCCTCGCCCTTGACGCCGAGGATGTCGCGAGCGAGCGCCGGCAGATCGGGCTCGCCCGCGCGCCTGCCGATGCGGTCGAACCCGACGAGCTCGCGGCTGCGGCTGGTGATCGTCGTCACCAGATCCTGAATGAAGCCCCGGTTCACGGGGAGCCTGGTTCCGCCGCCGAACATCATCACCTCACCCCATGATCGCGGCCGGCAGCCAGGTCACCAGCCCCGGGAAGAGGCAGACGATCACCACAGCCAGCGTGATCAGCAGCACGAAGGGCAGGGTGCCCCACATGATCTGGTTCAGCGGGATGTCCGGCGCGATGTTCTTGATGACGAAGATGTTGAGGCCGACCGGCGGATGAATGAGCCCCATCTCCATGACGATGGTCATGACGACGCCGAACCAGATCAGATCGAAGCCGGCGGCCTTCAGCGGCGGCAGGATGATCGGCGCCGTCATCAGGATGATCGAGACCGGCGGCAGGAAGAAGCCCAGCACGACCACGAAGACGAGGATGGCGGTCAGCAGCACCCATTTCGACAGGTTGAGCCCGATGATCCAGGCGGCCGCCGACTGGCTGATGTGGAGATAGCTCATCACATAGGCGTAGAGGAGCGACATGCCGACAATCATCAGCAGCATGGTCGATTCCTTGAGCGTGCCGGAGACGATCGGCATGACTTTGGACGGGCGCCAGATGCCGTACATCACGCCGATCACGGCGAGCGCCAGCACGGCGCCGACGCCGGCGGTCTCGGAGGGCGTCGCCCAGCCGGCATAGAGCACGATCATCACGCCGGCGAGGATGGTGACGAAGGGTGCGACCCAGCCGATCATCCTGAGCTTTTGGCTGAGGGTGTAGTGCTCCTCGTCGAGCAGCGCCGAATGTTTGCCGGTGGCCGCGGCCTCGGCCAGGGCGAGCCGCTTCTCCTTGCTGTAGCGCAGCATCGAGTAGCCTGCGAAGAGCAGCATCAACAGCAGGCCAGGCCCGATGCCGGCGAGGAAGAGCTTGCCCAGCGAGACCTCGGCCGCGACCGCATAGAGCAGCATCGTCACCGAGGGCGGCAGCAGGATGCCGAGCGTGCCACCGGCGGCGATGATGCCGGCGGCGAAGCCGGGCGAATAGCCGCGAGCCCGCATCTCGGGGATGCCGGCCGAGCCGATGGCCGAGCAGGTGGCGGGAGAGGAGCCGGCCATCGCCGCGAACAGGCCGCAGGCGACGGTATTGGCCACGCCGAGGCCGCCGGGAATTTTATGCAGCCAGGCATGCAGCGCCGAATAGAGGTCGCGACCGGCATTGGAGCGCCCGATCGCCGCGCCCTTCAGGATGAAGAGCGGGATCGCCAGGATGATGACGTTGGCGATCTCCTCGTAGAAGTTCTGCGCGATCGTATCGAGCGAGGCCGCCGGCATGAACAGAACCATGAAGCCGATGGCGACCACGCCGAGGGCGAAGGCGATCGGCATGCCGGAGAACATGACCAGCAAGGTGACCACGCAATAGGAGACGCCGACCGCCCATTGCGGCATCCCGCTGACCAGCGGGAGTGGCGAGCGAGGCCAGAAGACGACGGCCGCCGCGACGGCCAGCACGGCGAGGCACAGGAGCGGCGAGCGCGTCGCCACCTGCAGGGCGACCTGGAGCGCCAGGAGGACCATGCCGGAGCACAGAAGCGCATAGGGAATCCAGAGGGGCGGGCCCCAGGCCGATTGCGAAGTCTGGCCATCGACATAGGCCTCGTGGAGGAGCATCG contains the following coding sequences:
- the fumC gene encoding class II fumarate hydratase, which codes for MTETRTETDSFGPIAVPADRYWGAQTQRSLENFKIGGERERMPLPLVHALVLVKKAAARVNARLGLLDQRVAGAIGQASDEALAGKFDDHFPLVIWQTGSGTQSNMNANEVLANRANELLGAGLGAKSPVHPNDHVNRGQSSNDSFPTAMHIAAVLEITRRLLPALHNLETALATKAEAFKDLVKIGRTHLQDATPVTLGQEFSGYAMQLHLGIGRIEAALGGLYALAQGGTAVGTGLNTHPDFAVLFAKEVAILSGLPFRSADNKFEALASHGALAAAHGTLAALASDLFKIGNDIRLMGSGPRSGLGEISLPENEPGSSIMPGKVNPTQAEALTMVATQVHGNQATIGFAASQGHFELNVFKPVIAAAFLQSVRLLADAADSFRINCVEGIVPNEAQLKDLLSRSLMLVTALAPAIGYDKAASIAKAAHHNGTTLREEALKAGVDAKLFDETVRPEKMLSPA
- a CDS encoding SspB family protein codes for the protein MSKDVLRYDLMVQEALKGVVRKILSEAARDGLPGEHHFYVTFRTGAPGVRLSQRLREKHPEEMTIVLQHQFWDLSVSDHAFEVGLSFSGVPERLLVPFDAITTFFDPSVQFGLKFETQDAPEEAEVPQEPETADAPTPLPAKVVPAGVPAVKSKAAEAETSDGDGKAGDKEAAASESDGDGRGTAEVVSLDSFRKKT
- a CDS encoding PepSY domain-containing protein; translation: MRMNGAARLLALTLFGGFAALPSPAIWAQAAATSPEDGQTISESRAREIAWSAGLVHVEEITRAGDRWELAGRTVDDDEIILDIDARDGRILD
- a CDS encoding PepSY domain-containing protein, with the translated sequence MLAVMATLTLPAPVWAQPSTTPPKPSDKGISMEDARRIATENGVARIEEIKLDDGQWKVEGRDSLGSEIEIKLRASDGTIIKLERERPASAKAGN
- a CDS encoding thymidylate synthase, encoding MSRRHPEYQYLDLLSDVLERGDERLDRTGVGTRSIFGAMARFDLSDGTVPILTTKRVFWKTAVKEMLWFLTGQTNIQPLIRANVRIWTDWPLAAYRRETGEAISQSDFEKRIAEDDAFAARWGELGPVYGKQWRRWLGADGGEHDQISELINTLRNNPSSRRMLFHGWNVAELSQMALPPCHMVYQYHVTSDGRLNSLCFQRSADLLLGVGFNWVNCCALQLMIAQQAGLKLGDFVWFGGDVHLYLNHLDQAREQLAREPRPFPKMRLTRHAASIDDYRIEDFEVEDYSPHAVIKADVAV
- a CDS encoding MFS transporter, with translation MKLPLWLSALSATLLVQVVSSFAAAAVPLLGPILTLRWGLAPQDIGYVSAVVSAGICWFLACGGVMLGHYGPIRTLQFGLLSVAVGLAILSQPVIAVALVGALLVGLGLAPNTPAGSQILMRAAPPEHRTLVFSIKQAGVPLGGALAGLAVAPLVLTFGFTGAIATVIAVTLLCALSVQGFRHRLDEEKGPQNPAWPRLFLSPSSLTRSARVLNSHPSLPMLTAMGVSFSITQACITAFTATYMVTQHGKSLAQAGFYMSVLLAASTLARIFFGWLADRLGTGLMLLSALAVGAGGAILLLVWLAAGSPWLVYGCMALVGATSMGWNGVHMAELARASPAALIGEITSGASLFGFVGSICGPLVFAVVASKTGGFTWPFVLVAGQLILFGVFTLGRRGIATLIR
- a CDS encoding malonyl-CoA synthase, with product MTNHLFDLIRSRMPGPEARFALLDDGRVYRYQDVLDVSARFANALVGLGVKPGDRVAVQVEKSIESLMLYLGTVRAGAIFLPLNSAYTPAEIEYFLGDAEPTVFVCDPAKADGLRPVAEKAGARLETLGVGNGSLLDKANAASASFSDVARGPDDLAAILYTSGTTGRSKGAMLSHDNLSSNSLTLADYWRFSKDDVLLHALPIFHTHGLFVATNVVLLSGASMVLLPKFDPEQIFKYMPQATSMMGVPTFYVRLLQDARLNRETTKHMRLFVSGSAPLLAETHREWRERTGHAILERYGMTETNMNTSNPYDGDRVAGTVGFPLPGVTARVVDPETGKALAAEEIGMIEVKGPNVFKGYWRNPEKTAAEFRPDGFFITGDLGKIDERGYVHIVGRGKDLIITGGYNVYPKEVETEIDGMEGVVESAVFGVPHADFGEGVTAVVVCKPGANITAPVIAKALEDRLAKFKLPKQVFIVPELPRNTMGKVQKNLLRDQYKDIYAAK
- a CDS encoding malonyl-CoA decarboxylase; its protein translation is MFGGGTRLPVNRGFIQDLVTTITSRSRELVGFDRIGRRAGEPDLPALARDILGVKGEASGVALALELLDGYARADASQRLSFLKVLATDFGPDTARLQVAVAAYLADSGAEAAAALNDASEPRRQELLRRLNRAPGGTEALVRMREDLLLALREHKDLAVVDRDFVHLLASWFNRGFLVLKRIDWTTAANILEKIIRYEAVHTIQNWDDLRNRLAPGDRRCFAFFHPQMGDEPLVFVEVALTREIPGAIAPLLDLDRAAIPAARATTAVFYSISNCQAGLKGISFGNFLIKQVVEELKRELPGLTTFVTLSPVPGFMGWLGRMLKADDADRPALDWQELATLQDPGWSTRAMPGDRNLLQEAELAAAAWYFLEAKAGSKPLDPVARFHLGNGARLERINWRGDVSANGLRQAGGLMVNYLYELGAIEANHEAFVQHGTIAASQAVRKLNAAPSAASVRRRSRPAAAAAPSAADKG
- a CDS encoding TRAP transporter large permease subunit — translated: MPQWAVGVSYCVVTLLVMFSGMPIAFALGVVAIGFMVLFMPAASLDTIAQNFYEEIANVIILAIPLFILKGAAIGRSNAGRDLYSALHAWLHKIPGGLGVANTVACGLFAAMAGSSPATCSAIGSAGIPEMRARGYSPGFAAGIIAAGGTLGILLPPSVTMLLYAVAAEVSLGKLFLAGIGPGLLLMLLFAGYSMLRYSKEKRLALAEAAATGKHSALLDEEHYTLSQKLRMIGWVAPFVTILAGVMIVLYAGWATPSETAGVGAVLALAVIGVMYGIWRPSKVMPIVSGTLKESTMLLMIVGMSLLYAYVMSYLHISQSAAAWIIGLNLSKWVLLTAILVFVVVLGFFLPPVSIILMTAPIILPPLKAAGFDLIWFGVVMTIVMEMGLIHPPVGLNIFVIKNIAPDIPLNQIMWGTLPFVLLITLAVVIVCLFPGLVTWLPAAIMG